The Desulfobulbaceae bacterium sequence AACTTTATCATCTCCGACTTGATCAAGAAAATATGACAAGATTTTGAGGGTAGCCACTGACGAGCTGAAAGCTGAAAGACTTCCTAGGCCTCCAAACCAGCCCTGTCTTTCCTTCACGGGATGGGGGATCGGCTTCCAATTCTTCAGGCTGTCCTCAAAAAAAGTCGCGTAACAGTCGGCGCAAGGAGTTACATGCGGAATTAGCAATTCTCCAAAAGATGCGAGGTGGGCATCGAACCCCCCAGCCACAAGCAAAGGAATACCACGGTTTAGAGCATATCTGGAAAGCTTGATATTAGTATAGCCGATGTATGGCTGGTCAGCTGTATTGATGATAATTGAGGTCTTCCTAATAATATCATTCAGTTCAGTTGTCGTCTTAATCGTTGTGTCATAAGTTTGAACGTATGGGTCAAAGGCCGTCTCCTCTGCCAACGTTCTAGCCGCTTGAGTTTTTTGTTTACCATCATCTAAGGCCGTCTTGTACATCGTTCTCGCGATGTCATCTGCTTCGATTTGAGCGTAATCAATGAGAGTAAACTGTCTGAATCCCATCATACAAAGTTGGAGTAGAATTGCGCTGCCGATGGCTCCAAGCCCAAAAATCGTAATATGAGCATCAAATATTTTCCTTTGAACTTCTAATGCTTTTTGCGGGGACTTGAGAATATCAATCAGGAAGTAAATTTGCCTCTTATATTGCTCTACATAGTTTACAGGAAGCAGATTTGTTTCAAGTGGATCTTGGATGGTGATTATTCCTTCATTATTCAAAAAGGAAATAAAGTTGATTGTCTCATTATTCAGGTCCAAACCAACATTAGCCATGGAACTGGCCAGTGGTTGATGTCTGGCAAACTGTTTCAAAAGCCCGGCATAGGCAGGTTTACATTTAATGCGCAAACGCCTTCTGCTCGACAAGAATAGAAAAAGAACCTTGGAACTGCCCTCTTGTACCGGATAAAGAAAAACCTCTACTCCGTCTCGCAACTCAGGAGTAGAGGTTTCTAACACTCGTATCATTATTATCTATATAAACTGCTCAATACTGCACTTGACCGCCTTTCACAGCAAGGTACTTTTCCCAAGATTCAGTATTTTCGACGAAATTTGCATCAGCAGAACATGTTCGCGTGCAGCAGTCAGATCGGCTTCCTGAACACGCTGACGTATAAGAAACGCAACACATGCCGTCTTCGTCGGATACAATGACAAAGCCATACTTGTCCAAATGGTCATTAGTTTTATTCGACATTTTATCCCTCATATTGATTGGTCGTTAACAAAAAAAGTAATCGATGGTTAATGTAACTGTTTGTATTGGCCATGTCAAAGGCGACCACAAGGGGAAATCTCGCTGAACCCCAGGCCAGCTTATTGTTAGCATAAGCTTTTAGCGTTTGCCATGCTGGTTGTCAACCCTAAGAATTAGGGGACCTATATCAATGTTTCATTTAAAATCCTTAAAAAATGATTTTCAGTCCCCAAGAATTATTTACGGGGGGATAATGACATATCAATAAACTTGCTCACTTTTAT is a genomic window containing:
- a CDS encoding ThiF family adenylyltransferase codes for the protein MIRVLETSTPELRDGVEVFLYPVQEGSSKVLFLFLSSRRRLRIKCKPAYAGLLKQFARHQPLASSMANVGLDLNNETINFISFLNNEGIITIQDPLETNLLPVNYVEQYKRQIYFLIDILKSPQKALEVQRKIFDAHITIFGLGAIGSAILLQLCMMGFRQFTLIDYAQIEADDIARTMYKTALDDGKQKTQAARTLAEETAFDPYVQTYDTTIKTTTELNDIIRKTSIIINTADQPYIGYTNIKLSRYALNRGIPLLVAGGFDAHLASFGELLIPHVTPCADCYATFFEDSLKNWKPIPHPVKERQGWFGGLGSLSAFSSSVATLKILSYFLDQVGDDKV